In uncultured Cohaesibacter sp., a genomic segment contains:
- a CDS encoding TIGR01459 family HAD-type hydrolase yields MSSRIAGLSAIAPNYKGLLSDIWGVLHNGETVNGGTVEALTKFRADYGKVILITNAPRPAAKICEQLDGLGVPRECYDGVVTSGDVTRAALLATGKKRVFHLGHPRNLILFEGLDLELVGEDEAEMICCTSLLDNLTETTDDYDEQLHRLARRKLPFVCANPDRIADQGNKLVHCAGALADRYEAYGGQIIMAGKPEAPIYDACLAKFAELNGAPLAKSDILIIGDALPTDMRGAHYQQIDALFITAGIHAQDFGPMDAPDDERVSLRLTHEDVETVGFMTRLGW; encoded by the coding sequence ATGTCTTCCCGCATCGCTGGCCTTTCAGCCATTGCGCCGAATTACAAGGGACTGCTGTCCGATATCTGGGGTGTTCTGCATAACGGGGAAACCGTCAATGGCGGCACAGTCGAAGCGCTGACGAAATTCCGCGCTGACTATGGCAAGGTGATCTTGATCACCAATGCGCCGCGCCCTGCCGCCAAGATTTGCGAACAGCTCGATGGTCTGGGCGTGCCGCGCGAATGCTATGATGGAGTGGTCACCTCGGGCGATGTCACGCGGGCCGCCCTGCTGGCAACAGGCAAGAAGCGGGTGTTTCATCTGGGGCATCCCCGCAATCTCATCCTGTTTGAAGGGTTGGATCTGGAACTGGTTGGCGAAGACGAAGCCGAGATGATCTGCTGCACCAGCCTGTTGGATAATCTCACCGAAACAACCGATGATTATGACGAGCAGCTGCATCGCCTTGCAAGGCGGAAACTGCCATTCGTTTGTGCCAATCCGGACCGGATTGCAGATCAGGGCAACAAGCTGGTCCATTGCGCCGGTGCGCTGGCAGACAGATATGAGGCCTATGGCGGCCAGATCATCATGGCAGGCAAGCCCGAGGCCCCGATCTATGATGCCTGTCTTGCCAAATTCGCCGAACTGAATGGTGCGCCTCTTGCAAAGTCCGATATTTTGATCATCGGCGACGCCTTGCCTACGGACATGCGCGGCGCTCATTATCAGCAGATCGACGCACTTTTCATCACTGCGGGCATCCACGCGCAGGATTTCGGCCCGATGGATGCTCCCGATGATGAGCGGGTCAGCCTGCGTCTCACCCATGAAGATGTGGAGACCGTGGGCTTCATGACTCGCCTTGGATGGTAG
- a CDS encoding YitT family protein — MSEETKSEPSARHSLFEDVQGLTFGVFACSLGMVFLTHLGFLTGQTAGLALLISYLTDYDFGTVFFLVNIPFYWFTYHRMGLRFTIKSVICVVGMSAMMKFVSPAISFEHLDPLVGMLAFGAMVGAGLLAIIRHEGSLGGAGAMAVTIQEFTGFRAGYVQQLLDFVIFATALFFFPWQIVAWSVFGSFVLNGIIAINHRRDRYIGR, encoded by the coding sequence ATGAGCGAAGAGACGAAGAGCGAACCCAGTGCCAGACATAGCCTGTTTGAAGATGTACAAGGGCTGACCTTCGGCGTTTTCGCCTGTTCTCTGGGCATGGTGTTTCTCACCCATCTTGGCTTTCTGACCGGCCAAACGGCGGGGCTTGCGCTGCTGATTTCCTATCTCACCGATTATGATTTCGGTACGGTCTTCTTTCTGGTCAATATCCCCTTCTACTGGTTCACCTATCATCGCATGGGCCTGCGCTTCACCATCAAGTCCGTCATCTGCGTGGTGGGCATGTCGGCGATGATGAAATTCGTCTCTCCGGCCATCAGCTTTGAGCATCTGGATCCTCTGGTCGGCATGCTGGCTTTCGGGGCCATGGTCGGGGCCGGTTTGCTGGCGATCATCCGCCATGAAGGCAGCCTCGGCGGAGCGGGTGCCATGGCGGTCACCATTCAGGAATTTACCGGCTTTAGGGCAGGATATGTGCAGCAGTTGCTCGATTTCGTCATCTTTGCAACGGCGCTTTTCTTCTTTCCATGGCAGATCGTGGCCTGGTCGGTGTTCGGCTCCTTTGTGCTCAATGGCATCATCGCCATCAACCATCGCCGGGATCGCTATATCGGCCGCTAG
- a CDS encoding glycine--tRNA ligase subunit alpha has product MTDILAPHMQPERSFQGMILALQNYWADYGCAILQPYDMEVGAGTLHPSTTLRALGPRPWNVAYVQPSRRPTDGRYGENPNRLQHYYQFQVLLKPSPKELQELYLGSLKAIGIDSSIHDVRFVEDDWENPTTGSWGLGWECWCDGMEVSQFTYFQQVAGIECAPVAGELTYGLERLAMYVQGVDNVYDLNFNGRDGDERITYGDVFLQTEQEYSRHNFEFANTEMLFRHFSDAEAECRSLLEQGEKAGSEAGMHYCVFPAYDQCIKASHVFNLLDARGVISVTERQSYILRVRELAKSCGEAFLKTKAGGLGYEG; this is encoded by the coding sequence ATGACCGACATTCTTGCCCCTCACATGCAGCCGGAACGCTCTTTTCAGGGAATGATCCTCGCGTTGCAGAATTATTGGGCCGATTACGGCTGCGCAATTCTCCAGCCCTATGACATGGAAGTCGGTGCCGGTACGCTCCATCCGTCGACCACCCTGCGCGCGCTTGGTCCGCGCCCATGGAATGTTGCTTACGTGCAACCGTCGCGCCGTCCGACAGATGGCCGCTATGGCGAGAATCCGAACCGTTTGCAGCATTACTATCAGTTTCAGGTTCTGCTCAAGCCAAGCCCCAAAGAGTTGCAAGAGCTTTATCTTGGGTCACTCAAGGCCATCGGTATCGACAGCTCCATTCATGACGTGCGCTTTGTCGAAGATGATTGGGAAAACCCGACGACCGGCTCATGGGGCCTTGGCTGGGAATGCTGGTGCGATGGCATGGAAGTGTCCCAGTTCACCTATTTCCAGCAGGTGGCAGGCATTGAATGCGCACCGGTTGCTGGCGAACTAACCTACGGTCTGGAACGTCTGGCCATGTATGTGCAGGGTGTCGACAATGTCTATGACCTCAATTTCAACGGGCGTGATGGCGATGAGCGCATCACCTATGGCGATGTCTTCCTGCAGACCGAGCAAGAATATTCCCGCCACAATTTCGAATTTGCCAATACCGAGATGCTGTTCCGCCATTTCTCCGATGCTGAGGCTGAATGTCGCTCGCTATTGGAGCAGGGCGAGAAGGCTGGCAGCGAAGCTGGCATGCATTATTGCGTCTTTCCCGCCTATGACCAGTGCATCAAGGCATCTCACGTCTTCAACCTGCTTGATGCCCGCGGTGTGATCTCGGTGACCGAACGTCAGAGCTATATTCTGCGCGTGCGCGAGCTGGCCAAGTCCTGCGGCGAGGCCTTCCTCAAGACAAAAGCCGGTGGCCTCGGCTATGAAGGCTGA
- a CDS encoding EAL domain-containing protein gives MQRLGAVFIAICMVAISLSVGAMLHLKFGLSITEASPFSFGILLTLLLVHYQISRVRDRLMLDEQMDDLTRLKLALTKEVQDVRDMARELDSTVTNRLEKEMEPILAELDVIGTLVKQLAESCADLDDRVQKGDRQVAEVHAKLVAATGSVKELEEHLRANARSLAAKSERAASERLASERLASTPAPTSAAERNMLHPEPMTPEPMKDEGRGYATERQNSYSDEPQAARQSLESQSPERQSPERQSLERLQGGLTGRHEKQVSPEDEIAVRRALALGHIELFMQPIVSLPMRKPQFYEALTRLKKDDGDVITPDIFLPVCRKNAFLPMLDRLAINEAFRLLRRLADRGHPVDLFCNLSLESLADSDFFALMRDLFDQNRDLAPHVILEFAQADMRSFGLMEEETIKLLSSMGFRFSVDRVTNLAAGFDDFARQGVKFAKIAAPILTHREAGRGLDIHPADFSRLLSRKGMDLIVTHVESETDLVNLIDYNIHLAQGNHFAPAKALKGTAPAVRAIEKSGTIAQQQQAAATQRDPRLDNRGMDNRVQPKPRISAGAVQSIANRVPPAPAPQSAQVANRPAAMAPSAHPAAARADTRAPSNTGGDRVLGENPRIAQALRAMAAEDGNKSEGRDHFRAVLAEAAGLLEPGTVSAGGLNGGVAPSVRATAQDRPQQQRIAGARSDRLPAADDFGLQTGTDRGQYIEVS, from the coding sequence ATGCAAAGGCTAGGGGCCGTTTTTATCGCCATTTGTATGGTCGCCATCTCTTTGTCTGTCGGAGCCATGCTGCATCTCAAATTCGGCTTGTCGATTACCGAGGCCTCTCCCTTTTCCTTTGGCATCCTGCTGACATTGCTGCTGGTGCATTATCAGATCTCCCGCGTGCGCGATCGCCTTATGCTCGATGAACAGATGGATGATCTCACCCGCCTCAAGCTCGCCCTGACAAAGGAAGTGCAGGATGTACGCGATATGGCGCGCGAGCTGGATAGCACGGTGACCAACCGTCTCGAAAAGGAGATGGAACCCATTCTGGCTGAGCTGGACGTGATCGGCACTTTGGTCAAGCAGTTGGCAGAAAGCTGCGCCGATCTTGACGACCGGGTGCAGAAGGGCGACCGGCAGGTTGCCGAAGTGCATGCAAAGCTCGTGGCAGCAACCGGTTCTGTCAAGGAGTTGGAGGAACATCTGCGCGCCAACGCGCGCTCTCTGGCCGCAAAAAGTGAAAGAGCGGCAAGCGAGCGACTGGCAAGCGAGAGATTGGCGTCCACTCCTGCCCCGACGTCTGCGGCCGAGCGGAATATGCTGCATCCAGAGCCGATGACGCCGGAGCCCATGAAGGATGAGGGGCGGGGCTATGCGACCGAGCGTCAGAACTCATATTCGGATGAGCCTCAAGCCGCACGGCAATCCCTGGAAAGCCAGTCCCCAGAACGCCAATCCCCTGAACGCCAATCTCTTGAGAGGCTGCAGGGCGGCCTGACCGGTCGGCATGAAAAACAGGTGTCGCCAGAAGACGAAATCGCAGTTCGCCGGGCGCTGGCGCTTGGCCATATCGAGCTTTTTATGCAGCCGATCGTCTCGCTGCCAATGCGCAAGCCACAGTTCTATGAAGCGCTGACCCGGCTCAAGAAGGATGACGGGGATGTAATCACGCCGGATATATTCCTGCCGGTCTGCCGCAAGAATGCGTTCCTGCCGATGCTGGATCGCCTTGCAATAAACGAGGCTTTCCGCCTGTTGCGCCGATTGGCTGACCGTGGCCATCCGGTTGATCTGTTCTGTAACCTGTCACTGGAGAGTCTGGCCGACAGCGATTTCTTTGCCCTGATGCGCGATCTGTTCGATCAGAATCGCGATCTCGCTCCCCATGTCATTCTTGAATTCGCGCAGGCGGATATGCGCAGCTTCGGCTTGATGGAGGAAGAAACCATCAAGCTGCTCAGTTCCATGGGGTTCCGCTTCTCGGTTGATCGCGTTACCAATCTCGCGGCAGGCTTTGACGACTTTGCCCGTCAGGGCGTCAAATTTGCCAAGATCGCGGCCCCCATCCTGACCCATCGCGAAGCTGGCCGCGGACTGGATATCCATCCCGCCGATTTCTCGCGCCTGCTCTCACGCAAGGGCATGGATCTGATCGTCACCCATGTCGAAAGCGAGACGGATCTCGTCAATCTGATCGATTACAACATCCATTTGGCACAGGGTAATCATTTCGCGCCCGCCAAGGCCCTCAAGGGCACGGCGCCCGCTGTGCGTGCTATCGAGAAGTCCGGTACGATTGCGCAGCAGCAACAGGCCGCCGCAACCCAGCGCGATCCCCGTCTGGACAATCGCGGGATGGACAATCGCGTCCAGCCCAAGCCGCGCATTTCTGCCGGCGCGGTGCAATCCATTGCCAATCGCGTGCCTCCCGCCCCCGCTCCTCAGAGCGCTCAGGTGGCAAATCGCCCGGCTGCGATGGCGCCTTCTGCCCATCCTGCAGCCGCAAGGGCAGATACGCGCGCTCCGTCCAACACTGGAGGAGATCGCGTTCTGGGTGAAAATCCACGCATCGCTCAGGCATTGCGTGCCATGGCAGCAGAGGATGGCAACAAGAGCGAAGGTCGCGATCACTTCCGCGCAGTTCTGGCTGAAGCGGCAGGCCTGCTTGAGCCGGGGACAGTTTCCGCTGGTGGCCTTAATGGCGGCGTTGCACCATCCGTCAGGGCCACAGCGCAGGATCGCCCTCAACAGCAAAGGATCGCTGGAGCGCGCTCTGACCGGCTCCCCGCCGCAGATGACTTCGGCCTGCAAACAGGCACAGATCGCGGTCAGTATATTGAAGTGTCCTGA
- the moaB gene encoding molybdenum cofactor biosynthesis protein B, giving the protein MAHSHSDTPRPFIALKIAIMTVSDTRTMADDKSGQLLVDRLQAAGHRLADRAIVRDDVEMIQTKAKAWIADKEVDVIISTGGTGFTGRDVTPEAMMPLFDKQMDGFSWLFHKISLETIGTSTIQSRATAGLAGTTFIFCIPGSSGACKDAWDGIFAPQLDYRHSPCNFVEIMPRLDEHLKREKARS; this is encoded by the coding sequence ATGGCCCATTCCCATTCCGATACGCCGCGCCCCTTCATCGCGCTGAAAATCGCCATCATGACCGTGTCCGATACGCGCACCATGGCCGATGACAAGTCCGGTCAGCTTCTTGTCGATCGCCTGCAGGCGGCCGGGCATCGATTGGCTGACCGTGCCATTGTCCGGGATGATGTGGAGATGATCCAGACTAAGGCAAAGGCCTGGATTGCTGATAAGGAGGTGGATGTCATCATCTCGACGGGGGGCACGGGCTTTACCGGAAGGGACGTCACGCCAGAGGCCATGATGCCGCTGTTTGACAAGCAGATGGACGGCTTTTCCTGGCTGTTTCACAAGATTTCTCTAGAGACCATCGGCACATCCACCATCCAGTCGCGCGCGACGGCAGGGCTGGCGGGAACAACCTTCATTTTCTGCATTCCCGGCTCCAGCGGAGCCTGCAAGGATGCATGGGACGGGATCTTTGCCCCGCAACTGGACTATCGCCACAGTCCCTGCAATTTTGTCGAGATCATGCCACGGCTTGATGAGCATCTCAAAAGAGAAAAGGCGCGCAGCTGA
- a CDS encoding FecR domain-containing protein — translation MRHIALILLFLVFSPLHAFSQATASWTVEKITGQAYIAEKDKKAIKVRKGSVLQPGQTLSTKDRTRLLLIRGKERIQVGPGAIMAIPPAKYIQQGKTVILQQSGRLQLTVNKQDVQHFSVRTPYLTAVVKGTVFTVDVVKNRSNVAVNRGRVEVSDGETGNTTEITRGQSAAVAKGLNGQTRMSVKAQGKKPAIRTIKAKITKPNFYATVIVKGKIVALKPGTKAETASIEEVREEVTSTSTSDDENSNASGNASSNSSSSSSKSNNAGGNSNGAGNSSSSNAGGNSSNSSSNSSSNSSSSSSSSSPGNSNGAGKSSSSNASSNATSNSNAGKKK, via the coding sequence ATGCGGCACATTGCGCTCATACTCCTGTTTCTGGTCTTCTCGCCCCTGCATGCCTTTTCGCAGGCAACCGCAAGCTGGACCGTGGAGAAAATCACGGGTCAAGCCTATATCGCGGAAAAAGACAAAAAGGCAATCAAGGTGCGCAAGGGATCTGTGTTGCAGCCGGGCCAGACCTTGTCGACCAAAGATCGCACGCGCCTGCTGTTGATCCGGGGCAAGGAGCGCATACAGGTCGGTCCCGGTGCGATCATGGCGATCCCGCCAGCGAAATATATCCAGCAGGGCAAGACTGTCATCCTGCAACAGAGTGGCCGCCTGCAATTGACCGTCAACAAACAGGATGTGCAGCATTTTTCTGTGCGCACCCCCTATCTGACGGCCGTGGTCAAGGGAACCGTCTTTACGGTTGATGTGGTCAAAAATCGCTCCAATGTCGCAGTTAATCGGGGACGGGTTGAAGTTTCGGACGGCGAGACTGGCAACACGACGGAAATCACCCGTGGCCAGAGCGCGGCAGTTGCCAAGGGGCTCAACGGGCAAACCCGGATGAGCGTCAAGGCACAGGGTAAGAAACCCGCCATACGGACAATCAAGGCCAAGATCACCAAGCCCAATTTCTACGCCACGGTCATAGTGAAGGGCAAAATCGTTGCCCTGAAACCCGGCACCAAGGCCGAGACAGCGAGCATTGAAGAGGTCCGCGAAGAAGTCACCAGCACTTCGACTTCGGATGACGAGAACAGCAATGCGAGCGGCAATGCCTCATCAAACAGTTCGAGTTCCTCATCCAAGTCGAACAATGCAGGTGGCAACAGCAACGGGGCGGGAAATTCATCCAGCAGCAATGCCGGAGGCAATTCTTCCAACAGTTCTTCGAACTCCAGCAGCAACAGCTCAAGTTCCAGCAGCTCATCAAGCCCGGGCAACAGCAATGGTGCGGGTAAATCATCGAGCAGCAATGCCAGCAGCAACGCGACCAGCAACAGCAATGCTGGCAAGAAGAAATAG
- a CDS encoding PA0069 family radical SAM protein has product MIKMVAAKAIACAPAGQNIDATAEYQVDPSLHKGKRIRGRGARSNKSGRFEPYQVEPVDDGWSSPDHEEDLPPLRTEVQEEKSRTIITRNDSPDIPFDRSINPYRGCEHGCVYCFARPTHAYMGLSAGLDFETKLFVKPDAAIQLRKELSAPGYRPRPIAIGTNTDPYQLVERNYRLMPDILDILEETGHPVSITTKSALILRDLDRLKKLNERNLVKVAVSVTTLDNRLSRAMEPRAASPNRRLETIAGLAEAGIPTAVLVAPIIPALNDSEMEAILSAAYEAGAREAGAILLRLPNEVGPLFQDWLLHHYPDRYRHVMNVLRSMRGGKDYDSRSGYRMKGTGPFAELLHKRKELACKKLGYNTKPTRLSLKYFVQTKTNEAQLSLF; this is encoded by the coding sequence ATGATAAAGATGGTCGCCGCCAAAGCCATTGCCTGCGCACCTGCTGGCCAGAATATCGATGCTACCGCCGAATATCAGGTTGATCCGAGCCTGCATAAGGGCAAGCGTATCCGGGGCCGGGGGGCGCGTTCCAACAAGTCAGGCCGTTTCGAGCCCTATCAGGTCGAACCGGTGGATGATGGCTGGTCATCGCCCGATCATGAGGAAGATCTGCCACCCCTGCGCACGGAAGTGCAGGAGGAGAAATCCCGCACCATCATCACCCGCAATGATTCTCCTGATATTCCCTTTGATCGCTCCATCAATCCTTATCGCGGCTGTGAGCATGGCTGCGTCTATTGTTTTGCGCGGCCGACCCATGCCTATATGGGCCTGTCCGCCGGGCTTGATTTCGAGACCAAGCTTTTCGTCAAGCCCGACGCGGCCATCCAGCTCAGGAAGGAACTCTCTGCTCCCGGCTATCGCCCGCGGCCAATTGCGATTGGCACCAACACCGATCCCTATCAGCTAGTGGAGCGGAATTATCGCCTGATGCCGGATATTCTCGATATTCTGGAAGAGACGGGGCATCCGGTTTCCATCACCACCAAATCCGCCCTTATCCTGCGGGATCTGGATCGGCTCAAAAAGCTCAACGAGCGCAATCTGGTCAAGGTGGCCGTGTCCGTGACGACGCTGGACAACCGACTGTCCAGAGCGATGGAACCGCGCGCGGCCAGCCCGAACCGCCGCCTTGAAACCATCGCCGGTCTTGCTGAAGCGGGCATCCCCACCGCCGTTCTGGTCGCCCCCATCATTCCGGCGCTGAATGACAGCGAGATGGAAGCCATCCTGAGTGCTGCCTATGAGGCGGGAGCGAGAGAGGCGGGAGCGATCTTGTTGCGCCTGCCCAATGAGGTCGGCCCGCTGTTTCAGGATTGGCTGCTGCATCATTATCCTGATCGCTATCGTCATGTAATGAATGTCTTGCGATCCATGCGTGGTGGCAAGGATTATGACAGTCGTTCCGGCTACAGAATGAAAGGCACCGGCCCTTTTGCAGAACTTCTGCATAAAAGAAAGGAGCTTGCGTGTAAAAAGCTGGGATACAACACAAAGCCAACAAGGCTATCCTTGAAATATTTTGTACAAACAAAGACAAATGAGGCTCAGTTGTCATTATTTTGA
- a CDS encoding LysR substrate-binding domain-containing protein: protein MAPLPPLASLLAFEALYHSGSVTGAADRLGRTHSAVSKQLHQLQNHADTTLFEKNGSGIKLTPEGQKFAITVAASLSDIRKGYERLLHSRGQQKVSIKVSSTFARVWAIPIVARFNRHHPDIEIQISLTIAHNSHQIDGSVDLVLSWDRLVSPQEAHPNATTLGDVHIGPVLSPTYQHRLDLERRVLSFKTRIDRRGSEAGWQRWSEVTGLSIDCQTHQTFELAGLAYEAAERGMGVALAPKFLIEKELKSGTLIAPAGFYCFREGLVVRPSSERPHPSHNAQVFLSWLAEHGRLGDDGYLAAGVLDPVWG, encoded by the coding sequence ATGGCGCCATTGCCTCCCCTCGCCTCGTTGCTGGCCTTCGAAGCGCTTTATCACAGCGGCTCGGTAACGGGCGCTGCCGATCGGCTCGGGCGGACACACAGCGCGGTCAGCAAGCAGTTGCATCAATTGCAGAATCACGCCGATACCACCCTGTTCGAGAAAAACGGTTCGGGCATAAAGCTCACGCCGGAAGGGCAGAAATTCGCCATTACCGTGGCGGCCAGCCTGTCGGATATCCGCAAGGGATATGAGCGCCTGCTCCATAGTCGCGGGCAGCAGAAGGTTTCCATCAAGGTCAGTTCGACCTTTGCCCGGGTCTGGGCCATCCCCATTGTCGCGCGCTTCAACCGGCATCACCCCGATATTGAAATCCAGATTTCCCTGACCATTGCGCATAATTCACATCAGATCGACGGTTCGGTCGATCTGGTTCTGTCATGGGATCGGCTTGTCAGCCCGCAGGAAGCCCATCCCAATGCGACCACCCTTGGCGATGTCCATATCGGGCCGGTTCTTTCGCCCACCTATCAACACAGGCTTGATCTGGAGCGCAGAGTGCTTTCCTTCAAGACCCGAATTGACCGGCGCGGCTCGGAAGCGGGCTGGCAGCGCTGGTCCGAGGTGACGGGCCTGAGCATTGATTGCCAAACACACCAGACCTTCGAGCTTGCCGGGCTTGCCTATGAAGCGGCAGAACGGGGCATGGGCGTGGCGCTGGCTCCCAAATTCCTGATCGAGAAGGAATTGAAAAGCGGAACGCTGATCGCTCCGGCCGGCTTTTATTGTTTCAGGGAAGGTCTTGTCGTGCGCCCCTCTTCCGAGCGGCCACATCCAAGCCATAATGCTCAGGTTTTCCTGAGCTGGCTGGCCGAACATGGTCGCCTTGGTGATGACGGTTATCTGGCCGCCGGTGTGCTTGATCCGGTTTGGGGCTGA
- a CDS encoding S49 family peptidase, producing MKFVRKVVPNSILPEKWLQEPVVIPVVRMVGPIMVHQGGPMRHHLNMASVATPLQKAFDMKDAPAVAIVINSPGGSPVQSRLIHERIRQLAIEKEKEVLVFCEDAAASGGYMIAVAGDVIVADPSSIVGSIGVVSGGFGFVDAISKLGIERRVYTAGTQKAMLDPFKPENPEHLAHLDELLQDLFDSFKTLVRGRRGDKLTEPEDKLFTGAFWTGNKALDYGLVDELGDINSYVKRRFGEDTRLKLISQSSGLFSLFHSSSLSMGISHGGAAGDPIDRIAEGFSADKILASLEERALWSRIGL from the coding sequence ATGAAATTTGTCAGGAAAGTTGTACCCAACAGCATTCTGCCTGAAAAATGGCTGCAAGAGCCGGTGGTCATTCCCGTGGTGCGCATGGTTGGTCCCATCATGGTCCATCAGGGCGGGCCGATGCGCCACCATCTCAATATGGCTTCCGTTGCCACCCCGCTGCAAAAGGCCTTCGACATGAAGGATGCTCCGGCCGTGGCCATTGTCATCAATAGCCCGGGCGGGTCTCCCGTACAGAGCCGTCTCATTCATGAGCGCATCCGGCAACTGGCCATCGAGAAGGAAAAGGAAGTGCTGGTCTTCTGTGAAGATGCTGCCGCTTCCGGAGGCTATATGATTGCCGTGGCTGGCGATGTCATTGTCGCAGATCCGAGCTCGATTGTTGGCTCCATCGGCGTGGTGTCTGGCGGCTTCGGCTTTGTCGATGCCATCAGCAAGCTGGGAATCGAACGTCGGGTCTATACCGCAGGCACGCAAAAGGCGATGCTGGACCCCTTCAAGCCGGAAAATCCCGAACATCTGGCCCATCTCGATGAGCTGTTGCAGGATCTGTTCGACAGTTTCAAGACGCTGGTGCGTGGTCGGCGCGGCGACAAGCTGACCGAGCCGGAAGACAAGCTTTTTACCGGCGCTTTCTGGACCGGCAACAAGGCGCTCGATTATGGCCTTGTCGATGAGCTGGGCGACATCAACAGCTATGTCAAACGCCGTTTCGGCGAAGATACCAGACTGAAGCTGATCTCCCAGTCTTCAGGCCTGTTCAGCCTGTTCCATTCCTCAAGCCTTTCCATGGGGATAAGCCATGGCGGCGCGGCGGGCGATCCGATTGACCGCATTGCCGAAGGCTTCTCTGCCGATAAAATCCTTGCCAGCCTTGAAGAACGCGCCTTATGGTCCCGTATCGGATTGTGA
- a CDS encoding folate-binding protein produces MSEQPILHLADRAVVHLSGADAESLLQRLITIDMDDLQEGELRHGALLTPQGKIALDFLLSREGKLFRFDLDRELLAVFTKKMTLYRMRSDVTIAESDERVGVAFSLPTDQQAVAMRDIRSDLLGWRLYGKGEAWQASTEGERDYLARHLDAIIPQAGLDFALEDAFPHDINMDFLGGLDFAKGCYVGQEVVSRMHHRGTARKRLVRIEADTALPESGTSIMAGGKPVGAIGAVLDKRALAIVRLDRVADALKEGLSLTSGDTPVRVILPDYADFTLDP; encoded by the coding sequence ATGTCCGAGCAGCCGATTCTTCATCTTGCAGACCGCGCCGTTGTCCATCTTTCCGGCGCCGATGCAGAAAGCCTGTTGCAGCGCCTGATCACCATCGATATGGACGATCTGCAAGAGGGAGAGTTACGCCATGGTGCCTTGCTCACCCCGCAAGGCAAGATCGCGCTGGATTTTCTGCTTTCCCGTGAGGGCAAGCTCTTCCGCTTTGATCTGGACCGGGAGCTTCTTGCCGTCTTCACCAAGAAGATGACCCTCTATCGCATGCGCTCGGATGTGACGATTGCCGAAAGCGACGAGCGCGTTGGTGTTGCCTTCTCTCTGCCGACCGACCAACAGGCCGTCGCCATGCGGGACATCCGCTCCGATCTGCTGGGCTGGCGTCTTTATGGCAAGGGCGAAGCATGGCAGGCGTCAACTGAAGGCGAGCGGGACTATCTGGCCCGTCATCTGGACGCCATCATTCCGCAAGCCGGGCTGGATTTTGCTCTTGAGGATGCCTTCCCCCATGACATCAATATGGATTTCCTCGGCGGTCTTGATTTTGCCAAGGGCTGCTATGTCGGTCAGGAAGTGGTCTCACGCATGCATCATCGCGGCACCGCCCGCAAACGCCTTGTGCGCATCGAGGCCGATACCGCACTGCCCGAAAGCGGCACGAGCATTATGGCAGGTGGCAAGCCTGTCGGGGCTATTGGTGCCGTGCTCGACAAGCGGGCGCTGGCCATCGTCCGGCTGGACAGGGTTGCCGATGCTCTCAAGGAAGGTCTGTCACTGACGTCCGGAGACACGCCAGTGCGTGTCATTTTGCCAGACTATGCCGATTTCACTCTGGATCCCTGA
- a CDS encoding ATP-dependent Clp protease proteolytic subunit, producing the protein MSEENEKKSEDSMGKDAAEALFKSRSVFIYGEVTQEMAQKVSAQLIALAATSDEDIKIFVNSPGGHVESGDCMHDIIKFIKPKVWIIGTGWVASAGALIYISVPVERRLCLPNTRFLLHQPSGGARGMASDIEIQAREIIKMNERLNKLFSEATGQPIEKIAADTDRDYWLSAQEAKDYGLVSKIITSHAEVG; encoded by the coding sequence ATGAGCGAAGAAAACGAAAAAAAGTCGGAAGACTCAATGGGCAAGGATGCTGCCGAGGCCCTGTTCAAATCCCGGTCCGTCTTCATTTACGGTGAAGTCACGCAGGAAATGGCCCAGAAGGTCAGCGCTCAGCTGATCGCGCTGGCTGCGACCAGCGATGAAGATATCAAGATTTTTGTCAATTCGCCGGGTGGTCATGTGGAATCGGGCGATTGCATGCATGACATCATCAAATTCATCAAGCCAAAGGTCTGGATCATCGGGACCGGATGGGTCGCCTCTGCCGGTGCCCTGATCTATATTTCCGTTCCGGTCGAGCGCCGCCTCTGCCTGCCGAATACACGCTTCCTCTTGCACCAACCGTCAGGCGGTGCGCGCGGCATGGCTTCCGACATCGAAATTCAGGCCCGCGAAATCATCAAGATGAATGAGCGCCTGAACAAGCTCTTTTCCGAGGCCACCGGCCAGCCGATTGAAAAAATCGCAGCCGATACCGACCGCGATTACTGGCTGTCTGCGCAAGAGGCCAAGGACTATGGCCTGGTTTCCAAAATCATCACCTCACACGCCGAAGTGGGCTGA